ACTGGATACCGGCGATTGGGTGTCGGGCCAAGCGCAAGTCGACTAAAACGTCCGAACCGCGGCGTGTTACTTCTGAATCGATCGGATGTACTCCACGAGCTCGTTGATGCGGGCTTGCACCACTGCAGTTTCGGCGGGCTTCGCATCGGGGGTGTACCAGATGTTGCCCCATACCGGCATCTCTCTCGTGCCGTGAGCGCGGACGTCCTTGTTTCCCCGAATGACGTCTATCAACACGTCGACCGGGAAGTCGCCGCTGTTGTCGCTACGGAAGAGCGTGATGTCCGTCGGAACGTCCTTAAGCGCTTCCGCGACGGGGCCGTCTCCGAAACCATCAGGACCGTGGCAACTTGCGCAATATCTGAGATAGTGATTCCGTCCGCGCTCAAGTGGAGTCATTTCGGCCATCGCCTCATCGGACATGACATCGGCGTCAACGTCGGATTCGCCCGGCCCACAACCGCTGAGCCCGGCCGAAAGGAAAATGACGGCCAGGGCTGATGCCACTCGCCTCACCCACAGGTAGTGTAAGAGCATTTCGGATACGCTCGTGTTTCGGTGCTACTTTCTCGAAAAAGGTCTTCCTCGCGACGACTCTCTTCCTTGTACTCTTCCAAGGAACGAAACGTCGCAGGTTTTGGGCAGGGGGCAATAGTTGTAAACCGCTGGCAGGTCATCCTGCTGGTCGGTGTAGGGTAACTTGAACGTGCCCTCTGGCAGGATCATCGGTTCGAGCCATTCGTTTTGCGAACCGTTCACCCGCGTTACGTCACTCGCTCCGTCACCTGACTGCCGCCTATGCCGTCGTTTCTCCGCTTCGCGCTTCTTCTTTTGCTGTTTGCCCCGGGATGGTCAGGAATGATCGCGGCCCAGACATTGAGTTGGCGAGAACTGCCGAACGCGCCGTATACGGGCCGCCATAATGATGCGTTCTTCGTCTCCGCCAGCAGCGGCTGGATTGTCAATGGCGCCGGAGAGATATACCGGACCCAGGACGGCGGCTCTTCGTGGGCGCTTCAGTTCAGCAAGAGCAGCGCCCACTTCCGCTCTGTAGGATTCCTGAATGCGTTGCGAGGGTTCGCTGGGAACGTGGGGGCCGGAGAATTTGGCGCCACGGATCGATCACCGCTCTACCAGACGTTTGACGGCGGCCAGAGTTGGACTCCAATTCCCGGATGGAACGGCCGGACGCCGACGGGACTCTGCGGAATGCAGGTCGTTAACGACTCTGTCGTTGTTGCAGTGGGTCGCGTGAGGGGTCCGGCTTCTTTTGCACGCACGACCGACGGCGGCGCCGTATGGCGTTCGAAGGACATGAGCGCCTATGCCGCCGGACTCATCGATGTGTATTTCTCTCATCCTGATACGGGATTCGTTGTCGGGTTGACGAACGTGGATCACGAGTTGTCCAGCGGAATCATTCTGTACACCGAGGATGGTGGCGATACATGGGAGACAAGATTCCGGTCTACCCGGACGGGAGAGTGGTGCTGGAAGATATCGTTCCCGTCTGCCCGAGTCGGATATGCCTCTCTCCAGCGCAACTCACGATCGCCGATCTACTTTCTGAAGACATCAGACGGCGGAAAGACGTGGGAAGAGAAGCTATTTTCCGAGTCGTACTACTTCGTCCAGGGTATCGGCTTCATCGACGAGAATCGTGGGTGGATCGGGGGAAATTCAACGATGCCGGTGTACGAGACCGTGGACGGCGGTGAGACGTGGTGGGCCGAGAGCATCAGGCCGCGTTTGAATCGGTTTCGGTTTCTGGGAGACAGCCTCGCGTATGCTGTGGGGCGGTCAGTGTATAAACTGGCCGACTGGTCCACGGTCGCAAACGATCCGCTTCCGATCCGCATGGACGCCACGGTCAATCAGAACTTCCCTAACCCGTTTGACACCTCCACCAGCATTCGCTTCACAGTGGGAAGTCCGTCGCGTGTGACGCTCGACGTCTATGACTTACTCGGTCGTCGTGTCACCCGACTCGTAGAGGGCTTTCGGGCGCCGGGTGACTATTCGATTGAATGGAACGGCCAAGGCGATTCAGGGTCGCGGATGTCGAACGGAACGTATCTCTACGTGCTGAGAACCGGGGTCGACAGTCACGTACGATCCATGCACTTAATGCGGTAGCTCACAGTGGAGCCGCCCGTCAATTGGACCTGACCACCGGCAACAGCGCGGTACTGTCTCCGGTCTTCAGTCTTAGAATGTAAATACCCGGGGGCAGGTGGCCGGCTTCCCACTCCGTCGTGTGGGTACCCGAATTCCGCCATTCGTCTACAAGCACCGCGACGGTTCTTCCGAGCAAATCGAAGGCGACAACAGTGGCGGGTCCGTCCACGTTTACGCCGTAGCGGATCGTCACGTCTGTCCCGAACGGAGACGGGTAGACTTCCATCCCCGGGGGTGTTCGCTCTGTCGGGCGCGGGCTCAGATCTGTCGATATTTCGGTAATCCCGGCCAGGTCGGCTGTTGCTGCTATTCCGAGTTTTGCCGCTTCCTCATAGTACCCAGGGTTGAAGTGAAGCAGGGAATCGGTGGGTTGATGATAGTAGGGATTGAAGTCGGCGCCGTAATACTCTTCGATGAGCAGCACGGCCTGATAGCCGCTTCTCCAGAAACTGGCATGATCACTTGCACCGGTTCCGGGATTCTGCGGAACGGGCGTCACGTTGATCGAATAGGCCTGTGCGTAACCGACAACGGCGTCGGCCAGGGACGCGGAGAGGGCGTCGGTGTGGACCTCCACCACACGATCTCCGTCACCATCCCACCCGACCATGTCCAGGTTGATAACGGCATCTATCTGCTTTCCGACGCCGGCGGCATCGCGGGCATAATGGGCCGATCCGAACAGTCCGATTTCCTCGGCGTCCCACAGCGCAAACGTCACGGTCTTGCCGGTAGTGTATGGGCCCAGCACGCGGGCGGCCTCAAGAACCGCTGCCGTTCCACTGGCATTGTCGTCGGCTCCCGGTGTCCCCGCGACTGCATCGTAATGGGCGCAGATCAATACATGTCGATCAGCCTCGGTTGTGCCAGGGCGGGTCGCTAGTACGTTTGTGCCCTGGTCGAAACTCTGGAGTGTCGTCGGGTAGCCGTGGCGCTCGAGCGTGTACTTCACGAATTGGAGTGCGCTCTCATTGTCATTGTACCAGCGGGTTGTAATCCAGAACGTGCTGTCGGGAGTAACGGCCGGCTCCTGGCCCGTCAGGATTCGTACGTTCTTCTGCAACGAATCCAGGCTCACAGTGGTGAGGAGCTGTGCCACCTCGCTCGATTGTGCAAACACCGATGGGGCGAAGAAAAAAGTGAGTGCCAACGTCCTGGCGTACTTGAGCAGGATCGCGTGTCGAGGCTCGGGGATACGTGTCGTGTGCATGCAGTGACTCAGTAGCTTGTATTAGCCCGACATGGTATCGATAACCACAAACGTAGATCCTGTCTGCGAGGCTCCGGATGAGAGTGGTGTAGGGTTTGTCAACTGCACGACAGGCGTGAGACGGTATGCTTCAGAATACGCGTGAGAAAGTAAATAGTCTCATTGAGCAGCGCGATGCCGACGAGCCACCGCATCCTTCGATACGCCCCCTGCGACCCGTCGGCTGTACGCTGCTCACGGCCGGCTTACAGGCCCGCCAACTCCTGCAGCTGCGTTGCAGCCGCAATGATCTCTTCTCTCTTTCGCTCCAGCATTTCGTCGGCCAGCGGTGCCATCCGGATATCCTGTCCGCGGGCATCACAGGTCGAGCATACCTTTTCAGCCCACGCCAGGCCCCGCTCCATGGAGATTCGTGCGGCGCGCTGCAGTTCATCCGTGCTCCACGTCCCGCACAACTGCTGGAGTGCGATCAGTATCAACTTTGCCTCCGGGCTCCCATTCCGAAGCAGCACACGCGCGTGATGGTCGATGGCTTCGATCCGCTCCTGATCGGCTGTTCCGGTCGCTTCTCGCAGAAGACGCGTCGCGGCGAACTGCTCGAGATAGTGTGCGAGACTGAAGTTGCGGTGGTTCGTCAGATACTCGCGCAGCCGAAGATCGCGCTCCGTGAATGATGACGGGCCGGAGAGGATCGCCAGTACTTCAGCCCGTAATTCGGCATACTGTATCTGTTGCTCCTCAGGGCTTCGCTGATCCGCAGGGTCCGGGCGTGCGTCGGGTACGCCGAAAGCGGTCACGGCAATAGAAGGGGCGTCGTCTGCGGCGAAGTCACCGGTTTGTGTTGAAAGCGAAACGGAGTCGGAGCACGCCACTGAGCCCATCAGGCATGTCATGGCGATAAGTCCGACCGGGATGATTCGTGTCATAGCTGGTACCCGGGTATTCTGTTGGTGGAGTCTCAAGCGAAGTAGCGGCAGTTTCCGTGGGATCCTATTCGGCCACCCAATCCGCCCTGTTCATAAATCAGTTCGCCTCCACACCACAACACGTGGAAGTCGTATGCACCGTCTCGGTAATCGTAGATGTGAAGTGAGCAGCCACCGGGGTAGTAGGCGGAGCAGATACGAAGTATGTCCTCGGCTGTCGCAGTCGGAACGACGACAGCGAGCAATAGCAGAGAGATGACAATTCGGATTCTCATAGTTGCAGTCAGGGATCGTTAGTGGATGCCATTGTGGAGTCCGCGCGGCCGGCCCGAGATCGGAGGCCGGGTGACGACGGTGCGAAGGTATGCGGCTGGATGCGTCGCCCCTAAATGAGACTTTGCGGGTACACCTGTCGGGCGCCGCTGACCACGCGCACTCGTCCTGCGGTGCCGGAGAGGCGATTGGATGGACTACCGGACCGCGTGCCGGAAGGCGTGATCGGTTAGCAAACCCGCGGGTGCAGTCGGACGTCGTCGAGCGTCTCGGCCTGCGACCGAGATCCGCTCAGATGTTGCCAACGCGCGGACTGTCCAGCTACGTGCTGATACTGCTCTCGGGAGAAATCACGGAGAGGCCGACTCGAGCGAGCACTCGCTCGAGATCCGGACCAGAGGCCGGAACTGCCGAGATCAGTCGCCTTGCATGTTTTCGCACCCATGGCGCCGCGTCGGCGACCGGTGACACGCTTCCTTCGAGTCCCAGGAGGAGTCGCCACTCTTCCAGACAATCGCTTCCAAAATCAGCAAGGGAACTCAGATCACCATCATCTTTCAAGATGTCGGCCATGTCGTTGCCGAGGCGTCGGCCTTCGGAGAATCCCACGTTCATGCTCTGGACCGCAACCGGGAGTGCCATGTGCGCTGCATCGCCGGTAAGCCAGACTCGACCTGAGCCGAAGCGCGTCGCGAGTCGCTGCTCGAAGCGCACCACTGTGCGCCAGTCCACGCGATCGATGCTTCCAGTGAACCAGGGCGCACGTACCGAAAGCAGGTGGGCGAGATTTTCGTGCGACGTTTCAGGAAGCTCTTCCTTCTGGATCAGAAATCTGTCCTTCGCCCGACTGGCGGGCGGAACAGTGAAATCCGTCAGCTCAAAACTCCATCTGCAGAAGCCTCCGGGCAGCGGCCATAGTACACTCGTCGTTCGCTCGCCGAGTACGACACGCATTTCTCCGCCGAGGTCGAAGTCGGTTTTGAACTCAAACACGGCGAAGTACCGCGTACGTCCTGCATTCTCAAACTCGATTCCGAGGGAGCGCCGCATCATCGAGGTATGTCCGTCGGCGCCGACCACGAAGGGCATTTCGTATTTGTTGGACGACGCAACGATCCATTCCGTGTGGGCCACCGCATAGCCCAGAGACTCCATGGTCATCCGGTCGATCGTGACGTCGACATGTTCGTTGCCGGGTTCGACATGCGAGACACGATGATTCCACTTGACAGGGACGCCACTGGTCTCGAGAGCTGTTTCGAGAATCTCTTCGAGTTTGCTCTGGGGCAGGACCGCGACGTAGTTGTTCGCTCCGTCGAGATCAGAGTAGTCTATCTCAGCGCGTCGCTCGTTCCCTTCGTACAGTCCAACTTTGCGAACGATGTACGATTGCGCGATGATGTCATCGGCAATCTTCAGTTCGTCCATGAGTCGAAGTGACGAAGGGTGCAGTGCCAGAGCGTAGCTGTGGGCTGCCGTTCGCCATCCTTCGTCGACAACGCGGATCTTGATGCCTCGCCGGGCAAGGGTGAGCGCGGTGAACAGGCCAACCGGGCCGGCGCCCACTACCAGAACCTGCGGCTTGTCTCTTCCAAACATGGTTGGATCTCCCGTCGTGACAGTGGAACCCGGACACTCTGAATCATACAATCCGGCAACTCAAAAACATAGAGATAGCGCCTCATCCCGACGTGGGGGGAAAGACTACGCGTGTGCCGGATGCCGGCTCTTCGCCTTGCTCAGCACGAGGCCAGAACAGGACATCAGCGGGATCGTATACGGAGCCCGATAATTTCATTGCGGTGCTTTTTGTGGACAAGACTGAACGAGCCATCTTTGCGTCCGGCTGCTTCTGGGGTGTGGAGCACTACTTCATGCGCGCCAAAGGAGTCCGGTCCACGCGTGTGGGCTACATCGGTGGTCATACGTCCGAGCCTACCTACCAGGAAGTGTGTTCGGGAACGACCGGTCATGCGGAGGCAATCGAGGTGATCTTCGATCCGGAGCAGACCACGTACGAGGATATGACCCGTCTTTTCTTCGAGACGCACGACCCTACGCAGCGGAACCGTCAGGGGCCGGACGTGGGAGAACAGTATCGGTCTGCGGTGTTCTACCTGGATGAGAATCAGAAGTCCACGGCTGAGATGCTTATCGGGCTGCTTCGAGCAAAGGGCATGGACGTGGTCACGGAGCTCGAACCGGCAAACACATTCTGGCCGGCAGAGCAATATCATCAACAGTACTACGAGAAGACCGGGAAGTCGCCCTATTGCCACTTCTACACAAAACGCTTTGATTGATCTGCGCCCGGCTGCCGGGGCCTGAGCGGGCGCCAATGCTCTACGCTTTACAAGCAGGCTGTCTCGTCCTAAGTTGAGCCTCACACAGGGCGCAGATGTTCGATGGTCTCTCTTTCATGTTGACAACGATTGTGCAGATCGGCCGATCACCCTTTCCGCGTTTTTCGGTCGTAGTTGCCGGCGTATTTATATCTGCATGCTCCGGATCGCGCGTGCCCGCACCGGTCAGTCAGGACGAAGGTGTGAGTTTCGCGGCACATTCCTGGCTGGATGCCGCCGTGGATCTTGAGTCGCCGTTTCGGCTGCCACTCGGAACCGGGATCGACACCATTCGATTCCTCGACGCCCGTGTGGAGATCGAGTTCAGTCGAGAACTTGCCCGGTACCCGTTTCGACCCG
This DNA window, taken from Rhodothermales bacterium, encodes the following:
- a CDS encoding cytochrome c translates to MLLHYLWVRRVASALAVIFLSAGLSGCGPGESDVDADVMSDEAMAEMTPLERGRNHYLRYCASCHGPDGFGDGPVAEALKDVPTDITLFRSDNSGDFPVDVLIDVIRGNKDVRAHGTREMPVWGNIWYTPDAKPAETAVVQARINELVEYIRSIQK
- a CDS encoding T9SS type A sorting domain-containing protein, whose product is MPSFLRFALLLLLFAPGWSGMIAAQTLSWRELPNAPYTGRHNDAFFVSASSGWIVNGAGEIYRTQDGGSSWALQFSKSSAHFRSVGFLNALRGFAGNVGAGEFGATDRSPLYQTFDGGQSWTPIPGWNGRTPTGLCGMQVVNDSVVVAVGRVRGPASFARTTDGGAVWRSKDMSAYAAGLIDVYFSHPDTGFVVGLTNVDHELSSGIILYTEDGGDTWETRFRSTRTGEWCWKISFPSARVGYASLQRNSRSPIYFLKTSDGGKTWEEKLFSESYYFVQGIGFIDENRGWIGGNSTMPVYETVDGGETWWAESIRPRLNRFRFLGDSLAYAVGRSVYKLADWSTVANDPLPIRMDATVNQNFPNPFDTSTSIRFTVGSPSRVTLDVYDLLGRRVTRLVEGFRAPGDYSIEWNGQGDSGSRMSNGTYLYVLRTGVDSHVRSMHLMR
- a CDS encoding M28 family peptidase; protein product: MHTTRIPEPRHAILLKYARTLALTFFFAPSVFAQSSEVAQLLTTVSLDSLQKNVRILTGQEPAVTPDSTFWITTRWYNDNESALQFVKYTLERHGYPTTLQSFDQGTNVLATRPGTTEADRHVLICAHYDAVAGTPGADDNASGTAAVLEAARVLGPYTTGKTVTFALWDAEEIGLFGSAHYARDAAGVGKQIDAVINLDMVGWDGDGDRVVEVHTDALSASLADAVVGYAQAYSINVTPVPQNPGTGASDHASFWRSGYQAVLLIEEYYGADFNPYYHQPTDSLLHFNPGYYEEAAKLGIAATADLAGITEISTDLSPRPTERTPPGMEVYPSPFGTDVTIRYGVNVDGPATVVAFDLLGRTVAVLVDEWRNSGTHTTEWEAGHLPPGIYILRLKTGDSTALLPVVRSN
- a CDS encoding FAD-dependent monooxygenase yields the protein MFGRDKPQVLVVGAGPVGLFTALTLARRGIKIRVVDEGWRTAAHSYALALHPSSLRLMDELKIADDIIAQSYIVRKVGLYEGNERRAEIDYSDLDGANNYVAVLPQSKLEEILETALETSGVPVKWNHRVSHVEPGNEHVDVTIDRMTMESLGYAVAHTEWIVASSNKYEMPFVVGADGHTSMMRRSLGIEFENAGRTRYFAVFEFKTDFDLGGEMRVVLGERTTSVLWPLPGGFCRWSFELTDFTVPPASRAKDRFLIQKEELPETSHENLAHLLSVRAPWFTGSIDRVDWRTVVRFEQRLATRFGSGRVWLTGDAAHMALPVAVQSMNVGFSEGRRLGNDMADILKDDGDLSSLADFGSDCLEEWRLLLGLEGSVSPVADAAPWVRKHARRLISAVPASGPDLERVLARVGLSVISPESSIST
- the msrA gene encoding peptide-methionine (S)-S-oxide reductase MsrA, with product MNHTIRQLKNIEIAPHPDVGGKTTRVPDAGSSPCSARGQNRTSAGSYTEPDNFIAVLFVDKTERAIFASGCFWGVEHYFMRAKGVRSTRVGYIGGHTSEPTYQEVCSGTTGHAEAIEVIFDPEQTTYEDMTRLFFETHDPTQRNRQGPDVGEQYRSAVFYLDENQKSTAEMLIGLLRAKGMDVVTELEPANTFWPAEQYHQQYYEKTGKSPYCHFYTKRFD